The sequence below is a genomic window from Lycium ferocissimum isolate CSIRO_LF1 chromosome 9, AGI_CSIRO_Lferr_CH_V1, whole genome shotgun sequence.
AAGAAAGTTGAATACCAGGTAAATTTTGTGCATAACTAGACAAATCAACAGTATCTGATAATTTAACTTTCCGTGCATGTACTTTCAAAATTTCCAATCTTCCTTTTGCATTGGGAGGCCGAATTTTTATCTGAAAGAGAGAAATGTAACAAGCATGAAATGTCGTGTCACAAAATAACTGAGCAATAAGGACCAAGTAGCTAGCATAAAGTAATTGGACAGTACTACAACTGACCCATAATCTCTTATAAACTATTGTAACTTATGAAGAATCTCTTTCAATAGCAGATACAAACCTTGCGATCAAATCTACCAGGACGAAGGAGTGCAGgatctaataaatcccttcgaTTTGTGGCTCCCAAGAATATAACACCTTTCCCAGTATCAAATCCGTCTAGCTCAATCAACAACTGGTTTAGAGTAGTTTCCCTTTCTTGAGTTGCCGCGTTATAGGTGTGGTCAGTTGATTCACTGAATATTCCTTGACGCCTGTTTATTAAGAATAATATCTTTGAGACTATAACCATCGCAGGCATCTAAAACATCTTTGAGACTATAACCATCGCAGGCATCTAGAGCTCATTTATCAACAATTATGATTATTTCTTCACAAGCAAAAAGAATGTCTAGACAAACATATATACCTTGTTGCGAGTGCATCGATTTCGTCGATGAAGATAACTGATGGTTTATTCACCTGTGACAAGAATCAGGGCGCTTTTCAAAACACAAAAAGGGAAGTCACATGGTTCATTAACTACGTATTATGCTCACCTTTGCTCTCTTGAACAAATCTCTAATACGAGCAGAACCAACACCGACTAGAACTTCCACAAATTCTGAACCAGCCATTTGATAAAAAGGAACACCAGCTTCACCTGCTATTGCCTTGGCCACCAGGGTCTGAGCAAAGCATCATATAGGATTTTAGTGAagaccctttctttcttttttttttttttttttttttggaaatcgCGTCTAAGGTCTGAAATGGACAACGAACCTTGCCACATCCAGGAGGACCCTCCAGAAGAACTCCGTGTGGGGGCTTGATCCCCATTTTATCAAATAGTTCAGGATTCTTCAGGTATCTTACCAACTAGCCAGCGCAAAATGGAAGGATTAGAAGCATTTTAATCTAAAAATTGTGGCTGAAGGACAAGTCTTCACACATTAGAATGGAAAAGAATACTCCATCCATTTCAACTTGTTTGTCTTAGTTTAatttggcacggagtttaagaaagtaaagaagacttttgaatcttgtggtcttaaactaaagatatgtaaatgtaccaaaatgccctttaatcttatgatcttaaacatgtcatgtgggATGTTGAGATTAAAGAGTTGCATTCTTTTTGTAACAGACTAAAAAAGAacgaaagaaaaacaaattgaaacagagggagtaatataacAAGGAAGTACTATCTGTGGTGTAAGATGTTGTTACCTCTTGAAGTTCTTCCACGGCTTCCTCAATCCCAGCTACATCACTAAATGTGACTCCGGTTGAACCCTGAATATAAACTTCTTACTTAGAGACACAATATTGGTCATAATCTACAAAAGAAATGTTGTGAATATCCGTCACCAAAAGAGGTTAGAAACTGGAAACTCACATCAACACGTGCTTGTGGCTTAGACTGAGAGAATTCTATTCCTTGCCATATATCCTGAATGAAGCACATAACATCTTAAATTTGCAAGAACCAAGTATTGTTAAACTGCTAATTCTAGGATAGGGATTCGTGACTGACCCACTTTCTGAAGTTCTTAGGTCTTCGTGAAAGAGTGAATCGGACAAGAAGAACCATAGTCAAGAAAACAAGCATGATTGGTTTCAGCATCTCAATACTTGCAGAGACGCCACCAAAAGTGTAAACTTCATATAACTTTGAGAAAATTCCTCCATCAGTAAAAGCATCAGCAACCTTATCCCATACTCTTTCTAAGACACCGAAGATGAGACCAAAGAACAGCTTAAGAAACGGTTTGGCCACAGGCCACATGACATACACAGTCACAACAAAGACAAAGCTTGTCACAGCAAACACAGCTGAAGCCAAATAAGCACCGACAATCACTGCAGCAGCAGTCATTAAAGCGGTCAGCATTCCAAGTTCTACCATTACTCTGCTTGATATCTTCGATGCAGCTGGATTAGGATACTCTGGTAATTTTCCCACCCATGACTGCAATATGATCACTTTGTAAGaggcaaaggaaaagaaaaaaagattttccAATGTACTTGAAAAGTCAATTAGTTTCCACCCTGTTATCGGTAAGCCACATCTTTATCCCACCAAACTTAGGTTCTACAATCTTGCCAATTCGATTGCTAGAGAAAGCACCTATTCCTTCAAGGTTCAAGCAACTAGAATGTCAATCCTAAGCTAAAAAGAATAGATGAAACAACCTTACACTAAGGGGTCATTTgattgttggttagagttatgctGGTATTAGTAATTCAGGGATTAGTTAACATTTAATCAAAGAAAGTAACGGCAAATTGCGTAAAACTTTCACATGAATTTCCTGTCAAGAGATAGCAACAACAATTGAAAATGAAACACGAGAAAAGGGCAGATAAGCACAAGCAGTTCAaagcaaaatgaaaatgaaactaaagaaAGCGAAAAaattttaccctccccagaccccacattgtgggatttcactgggtatgttgttgttatagatagCAACAACAATGAATCAAGACATAATGAGAAACAGTAttaagaaacaaaggaagtcttCCCACAGCATTATGACACTAAACTACATAACATTTCAGTACAAGTGCCAGTTAACAAATAAACTAATGACATTTCAATACAAGTGCCAGTTAACAAAATAAACTAATTCAGGATGATAAATCATAGAAATGCACTGTCTGCTTAAGCTATATGTTTAAGTTCTTTCAAATTCTTTCCACCAGAAGCTATTTTCACTATGCATTATTAAACAAAATACCGAGAGAAGTGAAATACCATCATTTGCTTCTCGACTTCATATCGCGGCCCCATGTACTCCTCAAGTAAAGCCTGAGCTTGATTTTGATCCAGCTTCATTGCCCTGATTGACAgaaacataaaaatacataaatataaagtCAAAAGAAATTTAACCAGTGTATGATACTAACCATTTAGTTCTCTGCAAACTCTTTTCTCCAGGCATTTccttcaactcaacaacaaaATCTCTAACTCCAAATCCCAAAGAAGCTCCATTATCCTCTTTAAAAGTTAACAACTTTATCTTATCAAATTTCATGTACTTTTGAAAATCCTCCAAACTCATCTTAGGCAAATCCTcaacatttttttcaaattcctcTTCTTCAGATAAATTAGCACCAAATATTTGCTCAGGTACATATAACTTCCCCTTATATTCcctcaaaatatccttcaaatacaCATCTTCCGAATTTACTAAACTACCCTCATCACTTCCATTTTTCACCAATCCTTTAATATTTAACCTTTTTAGTATCTCAAAAATGCCACCATTTGACCCCTTCTTACCCAAATCCTCTTTTTCTTTGAGGGTATAAAGTTTATTCCCAATTAGGTATTTGGGttccacttggctagggttttcTTTCAAAACCCTAGTtacaaaatcctcacttttactTCCACTTTCTTCAATGGGCTTTGAATTTGACTTCCATTTTCCAAGAATTGCATATGGGCAATGATAAAAATGTGATCTTTTTCTGAAATTCCTATGAAAAATTGAATTCTTGAAACTTTTTTGACATGGGAATTTGATTATGAATGAACTTTGTAGTTGAATGTTGGACTGTGGATAAATAGACCTTGCTGATAGAAAATTATTAGCTGTTGGGAAAGACATGTTTACTGAATTGAGACTTACTAGCTGTTGAGAAGCATTTTAATGAATAAAAATTGGAGCTTTTTAGTTCTGCGATTTGTTCTTGGAGTGTTTTTCACAAGGGT
It includes:
- the LOC132030676 gene encoding probable inactive ATP-dependent zinc metalloprotease FTSHI 1, chloroplastic, with translation MSFPTANNFLSARSIYPQSNIQLQSSFIIKFPCQKSFKNSIFHRNFRKRSHFYHCPYAILGKWKSNSKPIEESGSKSEDFVTRVLKENPSQVEPKYLIGNKLYTLKEKEDLGKKGSNGGIFEILKRLNIKGLVKNGSDEGSLVNSEDVYLKDILREYKGKLYVPEQIFGANLSEEEEFEKNVEDLPKMSLEDFQKYMKFDKIKLLTFKEDNGASLGFGVRDFVVELKEMPGEKSLQRTKWAMKLDQNQAQALLEEYMGPRYEVEKQMMSWVGKLPEYPNPAASKISSRVMVELGMLTALMTAAAVIVGAYLASAVFAVTSFVFVVTVYVMWPVAKPFLKLFFGLIFGVLERVWDKVADAFTDGGIFSKLYEVYTFGGVSASIEMLKPIMLVFLTMVLLVRFTLSRRPKNFRKWDIWQGIEFSQSKPQARVDGSTGVTFSDVAGIEEAVEELQELVRYLKNPELFDKMGIKPPHGVLLEGPPGCGKTLVAKAIAGEAGVPFYQMAGSEFVEVLVGVGSARIRDLFKRAKVNKPSVIFIDEIDALATRRQGIFSESTDHTYNAATQERETTLNQLLIELDGFDTGKGVIFLGATNRRDLLDPALLRPGRFDRKIKIRPPNAKGRLEILKVHARKVKLSDTVDLSSYAQNLPGWSGAKLAQLLQEAALVAVRRGHNSILHSDMDDAVDRLTVGPRRVGIDLGHQGQCRRAITEVGTALTSHLLRQYENAEVERCDRISINPRGQTLSQVVFHRLDDESYMFERLPRLLHRLQVFLGGRAAEEVIYGRDTSRASVSYLADASWLARKIITIWNMKNPMAIHGEPPPWRKRVKFVGPRLDFGGSLYDDYDLIEPPINFNLDDDVAKKTEELIRDMYGKTVALLRQHDTALLKTVKVLLNRREINGDEMDLILSHYPPNTPTSLLLEERDPASLPFSNENQEQHNNIEYSMLNS